From a single Desulfatiglans sp. genomic region:
- the xerD gene encoding site-specific tyrosine recombinase XerD — protein MKINDADSNELLDQFLSHLRVERGLSENTVSSYSGDLIKYFGYLSMIKKNPLMVKREDIAEYTGALKKNNGYSARTIARNLSAIKMFYRFLITEGKLTENPARLLDPIKLPGRLPGTLSHEEVDSLLAAPDTKTDLGQRDSAMLELLYATGLRVSELVGLHLVNLNLEPGYIRTIGKGVKERIVPMGDKARDALRLYLSYGRRELIREKNNPFLFLNAKGSSMSRQGFWKIIKKYGIMAGITKRITPHSLRHSFATHLLEGGADLRSVQIMLGHSDISTTQIYTHVSRERLKRIHEKYHPRP, from the coding sequence ATGAAGATTAATGATGCGGATAGTAATGAGCTCCTTGACCAGTTCCTGAGCCATCTGAGGGTAGAGCGGGGGCTCTCAGAAAATACAGTCTCTTCATACAGCGGTGACCTGATCAAGTATTTCGGTTATCTTTCCATGATAAAAAAGAATCCCCTCATGGTAAAGAGGGAGGATATTGCCGAATACACAGGGGCGTTAAAAAAGAACAATGGCTATTCCGCCCGCACAATAGCAAGAAACCTCTCTGCGATTAAGATGTTCTACAGGTTTCTTATTACAGAGGGTAAACTTACTGAAAACCCGGCAAGGCTCCTTGACCCGATAAAACTCCCTGGCAGGCTTCCGGGCACTCTAAGCCATGAAGAGGTGGATAGCCTGCTGGCAGCCCCTGACACAAAAACAGACCTTGGCCAGAGGGACAGCGCAATGCTTGAGCTGCTATACGCAACAGGTTTAAGGGTATCAGAGCTTGTCGGTCTTCATCTTGTTAATCTCAATCTTGAACCGGGGTATATCAGGACCATTGGCAAGGGAGTTAAGGAGAGGATTGTCCCTATGGGTGATAAGGCAAGGGATGCACTCAGGCTTTACCTTTCTTATGGGCGCAGGGAGCTCATCAGGGAGAAAAACAACCCCTTTCTATTCCTCAACGCTAAGGGCTCTTCAATGTCCAGGCAGGGTTTCTGGAAAATAATAAAAAAGTATGGCATAATGGCGGGCATTACAAAAAGGATCACTCCCCACAGCCTGAGACACTCATTTGCAACACATCTGCTTGAAGGGGGTGCAGACCTGAGATCTGTACAGATAATGCTCGGGCACTCTGATATTTCGACAACACAGATTTATACCCATGTGAGCAGGGAAAGGCTTAAGAGAATACACGAAAAATACCATCCCAGGCCGTAA
- a CDS encoding PAS domain S-box protein translates to MVVKKSRIPKEESRDSRLEKLNREIKALKKTNMFLSSLYDGISEEIIVIDQDFYIVDANRAFLTKAGLEKKDVAGRRCYEIKRAWRPCLAGEERCPVEKAATGEPVEITVTYKDENGESREYIVIMYPLMAEDESRRYYLEITRDVTEFRHLILKLQRSEKRFKAILDTATDAIISIDENQRIILFNNAAQKIFGYAGSEVTGKSLDTIIPQNSEHYQIYLDHLMENQEPGITGRNISLNAMRKNGEFFPADLSFSVLNMGGKRTFTAIIRDITHQQQMERKMLQAERLASVGQAVGRVAHEIKNPLMIIGGFTSQIRSVLENKKDINKIDMVLDEVARLERLVANLGDFTKEYKLVMRPAEINSVVEDVLNIIAGVYSNEKYYFERYQADGLCEINCDPDKLKQVFINIISNGIEAMPEGGVIRVKTVKIEGGVEISIGDDGKGMTSEEMKHIFEPFYTTREKGTGLGLAISYKIVQAHNGDIWAVSAPRRGTTFTIQIPG, encoded by the coding sequence ATGGTCGTGAAAAAATCACGAATCCCTAAGGAAGAGAGCCGGGATTCCCGTCTTGAAAAGCTTAACCGTGAGATAAAGGCCCTTAAAAAAACCAATATGTTTCTCTCATCACTTTATGACGGCATAAGCGAAGAGATAATCGTAATTGACCAGGATTTTTATATTGTTGATGCGAACAGGGCATTTCTTACAAAGGCAGGGCTTGAAAAAAAGGATGTAGCGGGCAGGAGATGTTATGAGATCAAAAGGGCATGGCGGCCCTGTCTGGCAGGAGAGGAGAGGTGCCCGGTAGAAAAGGCCGCAACCGGGGAACCGGTTGAGATAACAGTTACCTATAAAGATGAAAATGGGGAATCACGTGAATATATTGTTATCATGTACCCGCTCATGGCAGAGGATGAGAGCAGAAGGTATTATCTTGAGATCACAAGGGATGTTACCGAATTCCGCCATCTTATACTCAAACTTCAGCGTTCTGAAAAGAGGTTTAAGGCCATCCTGGATACAGCAACAGATGCCATTATAAGCATAGATGAAAACCAGCGCATAATACTCTTTAATAATGCAGCCCAGAAGATATTCGGTTATGCAGGGAGCGAGGTTACAGGGAAGAGCCTTGATACCATTATCCCCCAGAACTCAGAACACTATCAAATCTACCTGGATCATCTCATGGAAAACCAGGAACCGGGTATAACAGGTAGAAATATCTCCCTTAACGCAATGAGGAAAAACGGTGAGTTTTTTCCTGCTGATCTAAGTTTTTCAGTCCTGAATATGGGCGGCAAAAGGACCTTTACCGCTATAATACGTGATATAACCCATCAGCAGCAGATGGAAAGGAAGATGCTGCAGGCCGAACGGCTTGCCTCTGTGGGGCAGGCAGTGGGGCGTGTTGCGCATGAGATCAAAAATCCCCTCATGATTATAGGGGGCTTTACCAGCCAGATAAGGTCGGTTCTTGAAAATAAAAAGGATATCAATAAAATAGACATGGTGCTTGATGAGGTTGCAAGGCTGGAAAGGCTTGTAGCAAATCTTGGCGATTTTACAAAGGAATACAAGCTGGTTATGAGACCGGCTGAAATAAACTCTGTTGTTGAGGATGTCTTGAATATCATTGCAGGGGTATACAGTAATGAAAAATATTATTTTGAGCGATATCAGGCGGATGGGTTATGTGAGATCAACTGTGACCCGGACAAACTGAAGCAGGTGTTTATAAATATCATATCAAACGGTATAGAGGCTATGCCTGAAGGGGGTGTTATCAGGGTAAAGACAGTAAAAATTGAGGGAGGGGTTGAGATATCCATAGGTGATGATGGAAAGGGCATGACCAGTGAAGAGATGAAACATATCTTTGAACCTTTTTATACAACTAGAGAAAAGGGGACAGGCCTTGGCCTGGCCATTTCATATAAGATAGTGCAGGCACATAATGGTGATATATGGGCAGTAAGCGCCCCGAGGAGGGGCACCACCTTTACCATCCAGAT